A single Chryseobacterium sp. DNA region contains:
- a CDS encoding NAD(P)H-dependent oxidoreductase: MNYLEALSRRYSVKKFNHQIIPQETLFNILESGKLSASSLGLQPYKIVVVESEEMKQKLIPAFYNPSQISTCSHLVVIISKKIIEESYVQGYFNHISEIRQTSVEKLEPFRNSINQHIVQKTQDEIFNWAEKQSYIVLANLMYAAAIENIDTCPMEGFRQDLIEEILNINPETEKVTVTLALGYRSEEDHFQHMKKVRKPNEKLFKFM; this comes from the coding sequence ATGAATTATTTGGAAGCTTTAAGCAGAAGATATTCTGTAAAAAAATTTAATCATCAAATCATTCCTCAAGAAACCCTTTTCAATATTCTTGAGTCAGGGAAACTGTCTGCAAGTTCATTGGGTCTTCAGCCCTATAAAATTGTAGTGGTTGAAAGTGAGGAGATGAAACAGAAATTAATTCCGGCTTTTTATAATCCATCACAAATCTCCACCTGTTCTCACCTTGTTGTTATTATTTCAAAAAAAATAATTGAAGAGAGCTATGTTCAAGGCTATTTTAATCATATTTCTGAAATACGTCAGACTTCGGTAGAAAAGCTTGAACCCTTCAGAAACAGCATTAATCAACATATTGTACAGAAAACACAGGATGAAATTTTCAACTGGGCAGAAAAGCAGTCTTATATTGTATTGGCGAATCTTATGTATGCCGCTGCTATTGAAAATATAGACACTTGCCCAATGGAAGGCTTCCGGCAGGATCTTATAGAAGAGATTCTGAATATAAATCCCGAAACAGAAAAAGTAACCGTTACCCTCGCTTTAGGCTACCGTTCTGAAGAAGATCATTTCCAGCACATGAAAAAAGTAAGAAAACCAAACGAAAAATTGTTTAAATTTATGTAA
- the nadC gene encoding carboxylating nicotinate-nucleotide diphosphorylase — protein sequence MKRPSYVTDKALKTFINNALEEDIRDGDHSTLSTIPKELEQSAKLLVKQDCILAGVELAEFIFKTFDKNLKVEIFLKDGDLAKAGDIALIVTGSARSILSTERLILNCMQRMSGIATLTHEWDSRLVGTKTKLLDTRKTTPNFRICEKWAVAIGGGTNHRYGLYDMIMLKDNHIDYNGSITNAVAMAKDYIKQNKKKLKIEVETRNLEEVQEAINAKVDRIMLDNMDVETMKLAVDMINGSCESEASGGITRDMLKEIASTGVTFISAGALTHSAKNIDLSLKAVK from the coding sequence ATGAAAAGACCAAGCTACGTTACCGATAAAGCATTAAAAACATTTATTAACAATGCATTGGAAGAAGACATCCGGGATGGCGACCACTCTACTCTTTCAACCATTCCGAAAGAGCTGGAACAAAGCGCAAAACTTCTGGTAAAACAGGACTGCATTTTGGCTGGTGTAGAATTGGCTGAATTTATTTTCAAAACTTTTGACAAAAATTTAAAAGTTGAAATCTTTCTGAAAGACGGTGACTTAGCAAAAGCAGGGGATATTGCCCTTATAGTAACCGGAAGTGCAAGATCTATTCTTTCTACCGAAAGACTGATCCTCAACTGTATGCAAAGAATGAGTGGCATTGCAACACTGACTCATGAATGGGATTCAAGATTAGTAGGCACTAAAACCAAGCTGTTAGATACCAGAAAAACAACACCCAATTTCAGAATCTGCGAAAAATGGGCAGTTGCAATCGGCGGAGGAACCAATCATAGATATGGGCTTTATGATATGATCATGCTGAAAGACAATCATATTGATTATAACGGAAGCATTACCAACGCGGTAGCAATGGCTAAAGATTACATTAAGCAGAATAAGAAAAAATTAAAGATAGAGGTTGAAACCAGAAACCTTGAAGAAGTTCAGGAAGCGATCAATGCAAAGGTAGACAGAATCATGCTTGACAATATGGATGTCGAAACAATGAAACTGGCAGTCGACATGATCAATGGCTCATGCGAGTCTGAAGCTTCCGGTGGAATTACCCGCGATATGCTCAAAGAAATCGCTTCTACAGGGGTCACATTTATCTCTGCCGGAGCCCTTACCCACTCAGCTAAAAATATAGATTTGAGTCTCAAAGCCGTGAAATAG
- the rnhA gene encoding ribonuclease HI: MKIEIYTDGACSGNPGKGGYGILMRVPEKNYQKTFSKGFRKTTNNRMELLAVITALEKLKSTENDIHVYTDSKYVADAVNQNWITGWIKRGWKNVKNPDLWKKFIELYNKHQPKMHWVKGHAGHFENELCDKLAVAAAQSPDLEIDIYFEGLDDNSLF; encoded by the coding sequence TTGAAAATCGAAATATATACTGACGGTGCCTGCAGCGGTAATCCCGGAAAGGGAGGATATGGCATTCTTATGCGCGTTCCCGAAAAAAACTACCAGAAAACATTTTCTAAAGGTTTCCGGAAGACCACCAATAACAGGATGGAGCTCCTGGCCGTCATTACCGCTCTGGAAAAACTAAAGTCCACAGAAAATGACATCCATGTTTATACCGACAGTAAATATGTAGCGGATGCTGTCAATCAAAACTGGATTACAGGATGGATAAAAAGAGGATGGAAGAATGTAAAAAACCCGGATCTCTGGAAAAAATTCATTGAACTATACAACAAGCACCAACCCAAAATGCATTGGGTAAAAGGACATGCCGGCCATTTCGAAAACGAACTTTGCGACAAATTAGCTGTTGCTGCCGCCCAATCTCCCGATCTGGAAATAGACATCTATTTTGAAGGCCTCGATGACAATTCTTTATTTTAA
- the nadB gene encoding L-aspartate oxidase, whose amino-acid sequence MIKADVLVIGSGISGLSYAIKVSEQLPDAKIIIVTKSDEDESNTKYAQGGLAVVTDFKKDNFEKHIEDTMRAGDGENKRDVVEMVVKEAPARFNEIVEWGAQFDMKNGEFALGREGGHTENRIVHHKDITGFEIERALLETANNSPNIEILDHHYVIDIITQHHVPGKELNEGDIHCYGAYILDEKSKTIKKITSKITLAATGGAGHVYKNTTNPKIATGDGIAFVARAKGKVSNMQYYQFHPTALYSKIDGMLFLISEAVRGDGAKLRTKRGEKFMHKYDEREELASRDIVARAIDNEMKVSGDEYVGLDCREMNHEKFLEHFPNIYKKCKDEGIDPFTQLIPVVPACHYLMGGIEVDRDGQSSIKNLFAVGECTNSGLHGANRLASNSLLEGLVFGHNAAMKTAELLNENHFNFDDLKAVPEWNEEGMKIMDEMVIISYLRKQLQEMMSDLVGIVRSNRRLNMALQKHQEIAAAVDEIYHYSILSPQLSELRNLTTVAHLIITQSMEMKENKGAFYNKDLA is encoded by the coding sequence ATGATAAAAGCGGATGTATTAGTAATTGGTTCCGGCATTTCCGGACTTTCCTATGCCATTAAAGTTTCCGAACAACTCCCTGATGCCAAAATCATTATCGTAACAAAATCTGACGAAGACGAAAGCAATACGAAATATGCCCAAGGCGGGCTGGCCGTAGTTACAGATTTCAAAAAAGATAATTTTGAAAAGCATATCGAAGATACCATGAGGGCCGGAGACGGTGAAAACAAACGCGATGTGGTAGAAATGGTAGTGAAAGAAGCTCCGGCAAGATTTAATGAAATTGTCGAGTGGGGCGCCCAGTTTGATATGAAAAACGGCGAATTTGCTTTAGGGAGAGAGGGAGGCCATACCGAAAACAGGATTGTTCATCACAAAGATATCACCGGATTTGAAATTGAAAGAGCCTTATTGGAAACAGCCAATAACAGCCCAAACATTGAAATTTTAGACCATCATTATGTGATCGATATCATTACCCAGCACCATGTTCCGGGTAAAGAACTGAACGAGGGAGACATTCATTGCTATGGAGCTTATATTCTGGATGAAAAGTCCAAAACAATCAAGAAAATCACTTCTAAGATTACACTGGCAGCTACCGGAGGAGCCGGACACGTTTACAAAAATACCACCAATCCTAAGATCGCAACCGGAGACGGAATAGCTTTCGTAGCACGGGCGAAGGGAAAGGTGTCCAATATGCAGTACTATCAGTTTCATCCTACAGCCTTATATAGTAAAATTGATGGAATGCTCTTCCTCATCTCTGAAGCGGTACGCGGTGATGGTGCGAAATTAAGAACCAAAAGAGGGGAAAAGTTCATGCACAAATATGATGAACGGGAAGAACTCGCTTCAAGAGACATCGTTGCCAGAGCAATTGACAACGAAATGAAAGTTTCAGGGGACGAGTATGTAGGTCTCGACTGCCGCGAAATGAATCATGAAAAGTTCCTGGAGCATTTCCCCAATATTTATAAAAAATGTAAAGACGAAGGGATCGATCCTTTCACGCAGTTAATTCCTGTTGTTCCTGCCTGCCATTACCTGATGGGAGGTATTGAGGTAGACAGAGACGGGCAGTCATCCATTAAAAACCTTTTTGCCGTTGGCGAATGTACCAATTCAGGATTGCATGGAGCCAACAGGCTGGCCTCCAACTCCCTGCTCGAAGGTTTAGTGTTTGGCCATAATGCTGCGATGAAAACAGCAGAACTGCTGAATGAGAACCATTTTAACTTCGATGATCTGAAAGCTGTTCCGGAATGGAATGAGGAAGGAATGAAAATCATGGATGAAATGGTCATTATCAGCTACCTTAGAAAACAGCTTCAGGAAATGATGAGCGACCTTGTGGGAATTGTGAGAAGCAACAGACGTTTGAATATGGCCTTGCAAAAGCATCAGGAAATTGCAGCAGCTGTAGATGAAATCTACCACTACTCTATACTTTCTCCACAACTCTCAGAATTAAGAAACCTAACAACCGTTGCACACCTTATCATTACCCAGTCTATGGAAATGAAAGAAAATAAGGGTGCATTTTACAATAAAGATTTAGCCTAA
- the dnaB gene encoding replicative DNA helicase yields MAQKETLSSLTHGNFAKELSIADGKMPPNAVDFERLVIGTFLIDKKGLDHSIDLLTPEVFYDPRHQVIFSTILKLYEGNHPVDLMTIIQDLKKEDKLSQAGGDHYIIDLTMGVSSSAHIEYHVRVILEKYILRSLINVSANVIDSSYKESTDVFELLDKAEQSFFEITNGTIKKGFDTANSLVKQAIDTIKSLKDKQGLSGVPSGFRDVDKETGGWQNSDLIIIAARPAMGKTAFLLSMARNIAVGHKIPMALFSLEMASVQLITRMIASETRISSEKLRKGTLDDDEWQRLFSNVSELENAPLYIDETPSLSIFDFRAKCRRLVMQHGVRLIMVDYLQLMTAGGGGKGVGNREQEISMISRSLKAIAKELNVPVIALSQLSRSVEARPGKRPQLSDLRESGAIEQDADIVSFIFRPEYYKITVWDNDEEGQETSTENQAELIIAKHRNGATADVRLSFLKHFAKFGDIEAAFDGGAGGGYPSNFGSNEPSGFDRIKTTIQPGAAFDLPDSSQLSGSSMNDFDDDDDFPF; encoded by the coding sequence ATGGCGCAGAAAGAAACATTATCATCCCTAACTCACGGAAACTTTGCAAAAGAACTTTCTATTGCGGATGGGAAAATGCCACCCAATGCAGTGGATTTCGAAAGACTTGTTATCGGAACCTTTTTGATCGACAAAAAGGGCCTGGACCACTCCATTGACCTTCTTACTCCTGAAGTATTTTATGATCCGAGACATCAGGTCATCTTTTCTACGATTTTAAAACTCTACGAGGGTAACCACCCGGTAGACTTAATGACCATTATCCAGGATTTAAAAAAAGAAGACAAACTAAGCCAGGCCGGAGGGGATCATTACATCATCGATCTGACCATGGGGGTAAGTTCATCTGCCCATATTGAATACCACGTGCGTGTCATTCTTGAAAAATACATTTTAAGAAGTCTTATTAATGTTTCTGCCAACGTAATTGACTCTTCGTATAAAGAATCAACCGATGTTTTTGAGCTTTTGGATAAAGCAGAGCAGTCTTTTTTTGAGATCACCAACGGAACGATCAAAAAGGGTTTCGATACCGCAAACTCATTAGTAAAACAGGCTATTGATACAATTAAATCTTTAAAAGACAAGCAAGGGCTTTCAGGAGTTCCTTCCGGCTTTAGGGATGTGGATAAAGAAACAGGGGGCTGGCAGAATTCTGACCTTATCATCATTGCGGCACGTCCGGCGATGGGTAAAACAGCATTCCTTCTTTCCATGGCAAGAAATATTGCTGTGGGACACAAGATCCCGATGGCTCTTTTCTCGCTCGAGATGGCTTCGGTACAGCTTATCACCAGGATGATCGCTTCTGAGACCAGAATCTCCTCTGAGAAATTAAGAAAAGGAACGCTGGATGACGATGAATGGCAGAGGCTCTTCTCGAATGTTTCAGAATTGGAAAATGCTCCATTATACATCGATGAAACTCCATCCCTGTCCATTTTTGACTTCCGTGCCAAATGCCGGAGATTGGTAATGCAGCATGGCGTAAGGCTGATCATGGTCGACTACCTTCAGCTGATGACCGCAGGAGGAGGCGGAAAAGGCGTGGGAAACCGTGAGCAGGAAATCTCCATGATCTCCCGTTCCCTGAAGGCGATTGCAAAAGAATTAAATGTCCCGGTAATCGCCCTATCCCAGCTTTCAAGAAGTGTGGAAGCCCGTCCCGGAAAGAGACCTCAGCTTTCAGATCTGAGGGAATCCGGAGCGATTGAGCAGGATGCCGATATCGTATCTTTCATCTTCAGACCTGAATATTATAAAATTACGGTATGGGATAACGATGAAGAGGGGCAGGAAACTTCTACAGAAAACCAGGCCGAACTGATTATTGCAAAACACAGAAATGGTGCTACAGCCGATGTGAGATTATCTTTCTTAAAGCACTTTGCCAAATTTGGAGATATCGAGGCTGCATTTGATGGAGGAGCAGGAGGTGGATATCCTTCCAATTTCGGGTCCAATGAACCAAGTGGTTTTGACAGAATCAAAACAACCATTCAGCCTGGTGCAGCATTTGACTTACCAGACAGCTCACAGCTTTCCGGGTCATCCATGAATGATTTTGATGATGACGATGATTTTCCTTTTTAA
- a CDS encoding T9SS type B sorting domain-containing protein → MKKDILIFLLTILLCLPVKIHSQTYQLSGNPVNTTGWDLVSDAVVSGDFIRLTTDQTSKYGAIKLSTPITLSYCDKWKVEFDFRIDGNGTAQFGRGDGFTFWYLVNPPTGFVAGGGLGIPANASGLMVGFDIFNNATEGQMSKVHILYGTNNTAGNNIEFNNTPNSTFHSPDLNATQPFVGSTYKHVEVNGETDLTNPANWIIKIKIDGVLIVDQSFAPSGAAIGMTQGYFGFSAATGGASARHSIKNVKVFVDKVPILNNTVTPFVCANPATGNGVVDLTSYNNQFVNNPGNYIFTYYIQGSSTPIANPSAFQYTGNTTIKVVVKDPTSTLCDNGDGIIQLNPTPFAASDATLNGCNNNNAGTATFDLTSAAVTTVPGVTKEFYPSLYDLNAGTNLITNPAVYVSPAATVYVKVTTQQGCVSTAKITLNIYPVVVVNDAEIRSCSIETNPSTASFNLTGVSVTTQNGTTKKYYPSLTDAINGTNEITTNLTTYIAPTGVIYIKVTNANGCYSVAKVTLTVIPPTFSTVLKDKIICMEGKTTLDAGPGFKSYEWSTGATTQTISNVGVGTYWVKLKTGDCVAVQTVKVYASENPVVTSIDISGNTVTVYVNGGTPPYQYSMDNVNWQDSNIFSNVSRGEAKVFVKDSYNCAPIEINITVPNLINVITPNDDGINDVVDYSALAHKQNLEVNIYDRYGVQLFKADKTNRYIWNGTANGRRVPTGSYWYSVTWNENNKISTPIKFSGWIMVKNRD, encoded by the coding sequence ATGAAAAAAGATATACTTATTTTTTTACTAACTATTTTATTGTGTCTGCCTGTTAAAATACACTCACAAACCTACCAGCTCTCAGGAAATCCAGTTAATACTACAGGATGGGATCTTGTTTCAGACGCCGTTGTCAGCGGAGACTTTATAAGGCTGACCACTGACCAGACAAGTAAATATGGGGCTATAAAACTATCTACTCCTATTACATTAAGCTATTGTGACAAGTGGAAAGTAGAATTTGATTTCAGAATTGACGGAAACGGAACCGCTCAGTTTGGAAGGGGCGATGGCTTTACATTCTGGTACCTTGTCAATCCGCCAACAGGCTTCGTAGCAGGCGGCGGACTGGGAATCCCTGCGAATGCATCAGGACTCATGGTGGGATTTGACATCTTCAACAACGCGACCGAGGGCCAAATGAGCAAAGTACACATATTATATGGCACCAACAACACTGCCGGAAATAATATAGAGTTTAACAACACTCCCAACAGTACTTTTCACTCCCCTGACCTCAACGCTACTCAACCGTTTGTAGGGAGCACCTATAAACATGTAGAGGTAAACGGAGAAACAGATCTCACTAACCCAGCCAATTGGATCATTAAAATAAAGATTGACGGGGTTTTAATTGTTGATCAATCATTTGCTCCTTCCGGTGCCGCCATCGGAATGACCCAGGGATATTTCGGATTCTCTGCTGCAACAGGAGGAGCAAGTGCCAGACACTCCATTAAAAATGTTAAAGTATTTGTAGATAAAGTTCCTATTCTGAACAATACGGTTACTCCATTCGTCTGTGCAAATCCAGCGACAGGAAATGGTGTCGTAGACCTTACTTCTTACAATAATCAATTTGTCAATAATCCCGGAAATTATATTTTCACCTATTACATACAGGGAAGTTCAACCCCTATTGCCAATCCTTCAGCTTTCCAATATACAGGAAATACAACCATCAAAGTAGTGGTCAAGGATCCTACTTCTACACTTTGTGATAATGGAGATGGAATCATACAACTCAACCCAACCCCTTTCGCTGCAAGTGACGCTACTCTCAACGGATGTAACAATAACAATGCAGGAACGGCAACATTTGACCTTACTTCTGCTGCAGTAACCACTGTACCGGGGGTTACTAAAGAATTCTATCCTTCCCTTTACGACCTGAACGCAGGAACCAATCTGATTACCAATCCGGCGGTATATGTTTCACCAGCAGCAACAGTATATGTAAAGGTGACCACACAACAAGGATGTGTAAGCACCGCTAAAATAACATTAAACATCTACCCTGTAGTGGTAGTGAATGATGCTGAAATCAGATCATGTTCTATAGAAACCAATCCATCTACGGCTTCCTTTAACCTGACAGGAGTTTCAGTAACCACACAGAACGGAACTACAAAAAAATATTACCCATCGTTAACGGACGCCATTAACGGAACCAATGAGATTACCACCAATCTTACAACATACATTGCTCCTACAGGGGTAATTTATATTAAAGTGACCAATGCAAACGGATGCTACTCAGTCGCTAAAGTAACTTTAACTGTTATTCCGCCAACCTTTTCCACTGTTTTAAAGGATAAAATCATTTGCATGGAAGGCAAGACAACATTAGATGCGGGGCCAGGATTTAAAAGCTACGAATGGAGCACAGGAGCCACCACTCAAACCATCAGCAATGTAGGAGTGGGCACCTACTGGGTTAAGCTTAAAACAGGAGACTGCGTTGCCGTACAAACCGTAAAAGTATATGCATCTGAAAATCCTGTTGTGACAAGCATTGATATTTCGGGAAATACAGTTACCGTGTATGTAAACGGAGGAACGCCCCCTTATCAATATTCAATGGACAATGTTAACTGGCAAGACTCTAACATATTCAGCAATGTTTCCAGAGGCGAGGCAAAAGTATTTGTAAAAGACAGTTATAATTGTGCCCCAATCGAAATCAATATCACGGTTCCTAATCTTATCAACGTAATCACTCCTAATGATGACGGCATCAATGATGTGGTAGATTATTCTGCTTTAGCCCATAAACAGAACCTGGAAGTCAACATTTATGACAGATATGGCGTGCAGCTTTTCAAAGCTGATAAAACCAACAGATACATATGGAATGGAACAGCAAACGGAAGAAGAGTTCCTACAGGAAGTTACTGGTATTCCGTAACATGGAATGAGAACAATAAAATCAGTACCCCAATAAAATTCTCAGGATGGATCATGGTCAAAAACAGAGATTAA
- a CDS encoding T9SS type B sorting domain-containing protein: MNKNLLAYFSVLLFFISEKSFAQTYQLTGNPVNTTGWTMVSPTQVNSDFIQLTPDTNHQSGSIRLNDPINLKYCDKWRVEFDFRMDSNQTSNGDGIAFWYLANPPVASVLGSGLGVSKNAVGFIVGLDSYNNTTAATMSKVHVAYGQVTNTTDTNNVEFFNVAGSSFHSPDMNTTLPFQGTTFKHVEVTAQVDPAAPTNWIVKITIDGNVICNQSFAPSGTAASMTVGYFGFSASTGGARSRHSIKNVKIYTDKVSILQNTATQSFCPDPTTGYGSVNLTTFNSQFVSTPGNYTFTYYPLGSSTPIANPTNYQYNTDTTITVVIKDNAGILCDNPDAKILLVLSPFKADDKTLLACNDNKAGTAVFNLTTANVTNVPGAIKKYYKTLTDLNAGVNEIASPDNYLSAPGTVYVKVTTPQGCTGTAKITLAFYPETQVNEASLRSCFIENNISTAVFDLTTANVTPLAGVSKKYYTSIADALAGTNEIANPQQYVSANTVVYVKVTDSNGCFAITKINLMVLPPVISAVLKDKIICIGDKTDLDAGPGFDGYEWNTGAKTQSIKGVDVGLYWVLLKTGNCITKQNVKVIPSSNPVISTIDINNNTITINVSGGTPPYRYSVDGSNWQDSNIFTGLQRGEVKVYVKDFYNCTPVEVQITVPNLVNAITPNDDNVNDAIDYSALAYKKNLVFIVYDRYGNKLYEANKTRNFKWDGTASGKKILTGTYWYTISWNENNKNNTETKYSGWVLVKNRE; encoded by the coding sequence ATGAATAAAAATCTATTGGCCTACTTTTCTGTTCTGCTATTCTTCATATCGGAAAAATCTTTCGCCCAAACATATCAGCTTACCGGAAATCCCGTCAATACCACCGGATGGACAATGGTTTCCCCTACACAAGTCAATAGTGATTTTATTCAGCTTACTCCTGACACCAATCACCAATCCGGATCTATCAGACTGAATGATCCGATTAATTTAAAATACTGTGATAAATGGAGGGTAGAATTCGACTTCAGAATGGATTCTAACCAAACCTCCAATGGTGACGGAATTGCATTTTGGTATCTTGCAAATCCACCTGTTGCCAGTGTATTGGGTTCCGGTCTTGGCGTTTCCAAAAATGCAGTAGGTTTTATCGTTGGACTTGACTCTTATAATAATACAACTGCAGCTACGATGAGCAAGGTTCACGTTGCCTACGGACAGGTGACCAATACAACCGACACCAACAACGTAGAGTTTTTCAATGTTGCCGGAAGTTCTTTTCACTCACCGGACATGAATACAACCCTGCCTTTTCAGGGCACCACCTTTAAGCATGTTGAAGTAACCGCCCAGGTAGATCCTGCCGCTCCGACCAACTGGATTGTAAAAATAACCATTGATGGCAATGTAATCTGTAATCAGTCTTTTGCTCCTTCAGGTACTGCCGCTTCAATGACAGTGGGTTATTTTGGATTTTCAGCCTCTACAGGAGGGGCAAGATCGAGACATTCTATTAAAAATGTAAAAATTTACACGGATAAAGTTTCTATTCTGCAGAATACAGCAACTCAATCATTTTGTCCCGATCCGACCACAGGATACGGAAGTGTGAATTTAACAACTTTCAATTCTCAATTTGTCAGCACGCCAGGAAACTATACTTTCACCTATTATCCTTTAGGGAGCTCTACGCCTATTGCCAATCCGACCAATTATCAATACAATACCGACACAACCATAACTGTTGTCATAAAAGATAATGCAGGGATTTTATGCGATAATCCTGATGCTAAAATATTGCTGGTACTTTCTCCGTTTAAAGCTGATGATAAAACACTCTTGGCTTGCAATGACAACAAAGCTGGCACCGCCGTTTTCAACCTGACGACAGCCAATGTAACGAATGTTCCCGGCGCTATTAAAAAATACTACAAAACTTTAACTGATCTGAATGCAGGCGTCAATGAAATTGCTTCTCCGGACAATTACCTATCCGCTCCCGGAACAGTATATGTCAAAGTAACAACACCGCAGGGATGTACAGGCACTGCAAAAATAACCTTGGCTTTCTATCCTGAAACCCAGGTCAACGAAGCCTCTCTTCGGTCTTGTTTTATCGAGAACAATATTTCAACTGCGGTATTTGACCTCACCACAGCAAATGTAACCCCATTGGCAGGTGTAAGCAAAAAATATTACACTTCCATCGCTGATGCTTTGGCCGGAACCAACGAAATAGCCAATCCTCAGCAGTATGTTTCGGCAAATACAGTCGTATATGTAAAAGTGACAGACAGCAACGGATGTTTTGCCATAACCAAGATCAATCTGATGGTGCTTCCCCCCGTTATATCCGCAGTTCTGAAAGATAAAATCATCTGTATCGGTGACAAAACAGATCTGGATGCAGGTCCGGGCTTCGATGGATATGAATGGAATACAGGAGCCAAAACCCAATCTATCAAAGGAGTAGATGTGGGCCTTTACTGGGTACTGCTTAAAACCGGAAACTGTATTACCAAGCAGAATGTAAAAGTTATCCCATCTTCCAATCCTGTTATTTCAACCATTGACATCAACAACAATACAATCACCATCAATGTATCCGGAGGAACTCCTCCATACAGATATTCTGTTGATGGGTCCAATTGGCAGGACTCCAATATTTTCACAGGCCTTCAACGCGGAGAGGTAAAGGTTTATGTGAAAGATTTCTACAATTGTACTCCTGTTGAAGTACAGATTACGGTTCCCAATCTTGTCAATGCCATCACTCCAAACGATGACAATGTAAACGATGCTATTGATTACTCTGCATTAGCTTACAAGAAAAATTTAGTTTTCATCGTGTATGACAGATATGGAAACAAACTTTACGAAGCAAATAAAACAAGAAATTTCAAATGGGACGGAACGGCTTCCGGCAAAAAAATCCTTACCGGAACTTATTGGTACACCATCTCATGGAACGAAAACAACAAAAACAATACTGAAACCAAATACTCAGGATGGGTATTGGTAAAAAACAGAGAGTAA